One segment of Candidatus Woesearchaeota archaeon DNA contains the following:
- a CDS encoding tRNA-dihydrouridine synthase family protein translates to MQLQIGSLELENPFFLAPMEAVNCASFRILCKKRGAGLIFTDMIDADIFMEKVSEIGELKTINQLINPQTEEKPLAIQLGGSNIETLKKTIQIIEPIAELIDYNIGCPLPYMLGKKGGCYLMKHPDQLYKIIKELRPIIKKPLTIKMRSGWDKNTINALEIAKELEKLGVNAITIHPRTRKQKYMERADWTLIKKIKENINIPIILSGDVTNTYMAHMAFAHTKADFLMIGRGAKNNPSIFEELNNYWKLKKQPKKPLTTYNKKTEQVRRDFKYFMELYNKIENRNNLSELKDHTIWFAKECQNNKEITQKILQAKNKVMLHKIINKVYFKKT, encoded by the coding sequence ATGCAGTTGCAAATTGGCTCACTAGAACTTGAAAATCCATTTTTCTTAGCACCCATGGAAGCAGTTAATTGTGCAAGCTTTAGAATATTATGCAAAAAAAGAGGTGCAGGCCTCATATTCACAGATATGATAGATGCGGACATATTCATGGAAAAAGTTTCTGAAATAGGAGAATTAAAAACAATAAATCAACTCATAAATCCTCAAACAGAAGAAAAACCATTGGCAATCCAACTAGGAGGTTCTAATATTGAAACACTCAAAAAAACCATACAAATTATTGAGCCAATAGCGGAGTTAATAGATTACAACATAGGATGTCCCTTGCCCTATATGCTCGGAAAAAAAGGAGGGTGCTACCTAATGAAACACCCCGACCAATTATATAAAATAATAAAAGAACTCAGACCAATAATAAAAAAACCACTAACAATTAAAATGAGAAGTGGATGGGACAAAAACACAATAAATGCATTAGAAATCGCTAAAGAACTCGAAAAACTAGGAGTTAACGCAATAACAATACACCCGAGAACAAGAAAACAAAAATACATGGAACGCGCAGATTGGACGCTCATTAAAAAAATAAAAGAAAACATAAACATACCCATAATACTAAGTGGAGATGTAACAAACACATATATGGCCCACATGGCTTTTGCACACACAAAAGCAGATTTTTTAATGATAGGCAGAGGAGCAAAAAATAATCCTTCAATATTCGAAGAATTAAACAATTACTGGAAACTAAAAAAACAACCCAAAAAACCACTAACAACATACAATAAAAAAACAGAACAAGTAAGAAGAGACTTCAAATATTTCATGGAACTATATAACAAAATAGAAAACAGAAACAATTTATCTGAACTAAAAGATCACACAATATGGTTTGCTAAAGAATGCCAAAATAATAAAGAAATAACTCAAAAAATACTACAAGCAAAAAATAAAGTCATGCTTCACAAAATCATCAACAAAGTTTATTTCAAAAAAACATAG
- a CDS encoding tyrosine-type recombinase/integrase — MTLDVLYNMKREMLRRKLSPRTVKTYLQYVKMFLLENKDKNPKEFSKKDVRKFLYDLEDKDVSGSTLNVAHNALRFMMIDVLHKACYLKIKYSKVPVRKPKYLTKKEVQEILRVIENPKHKLLVSLMYGAGLRVCEVTRLKIIDFSFEENIGWVRGGKGNKDRPFIIPQKIKQELQERCNYENYWLFSGRNGALSVKSVQIIVEKAGKKAKIKKHIHPHIFRHSFTTHLLESGIDIVSVQTLLGHVRPETTLSYSHTIRPQMIAIKSPLD, encoded by the coding sequence ATGACTTTAGATGTTCTTTATAATATGAAACGAGAAATGCTTCGCCGTAAACTATCTCCTAGAACGGTCAAGACTTATTTACAATATGTAAAGATGTTTTTGCTTGAAAATAAAGACAAAAACCCAAAGGAATTTTCTAAAAAAGATGTTAGAAAGTTTCTTTATGATCTAGAAGATAAAGATGTTTCTGGAAGCACCTTGAACGTAGCACATAACGCGTTGAGATTCATGATGATTGATGTGTTGCATAAAGCTTGCTATTTGAAGATTAAATATTCTAAAGTTCCTGTTAGAAAACCTAAATATTTAACTAAAAAAGAAGTTCAGGAAATTTTGAGAGTTATTGAAAATCCAAAGCATAAACTTCTTGTGTCCTTAATGTATGGAGCGGGTCTTAGAGTGTGTGAGGTCACAAGGCTAAAAATTATTGATTTTAGTTTCGAAGAAAATATTGGTTGGGTGAGGGGAGGTAAAGGAAATAAAGACAGGCCATTTATCATTCCTCAAAAGATAAAACAAGAATTACAAGAAAGATGTAATTATGAAAATTATTGGTTATTTTCAGGTAGAAATGGAGCTCTAAGTGTTAAGTCCGTTCAAATAATTGTAGAAAAAGCAGGGAAAAAAGCCAAAATAAAAAAGCACATTCATCCGCATATATTCAGACATTCATTTACAACTCATTTACTCGAATCTGGAATTGATATTGTATCTGTACAAACTCTTCTTGGACATGTACGGCCAGAAACAACTCTTAGTTATTCTCACACAATTAGACCACAGATGATTGCTATAAAGAGTCCACTTGATTAA
- a CDS encoding cation:proton antiporter, with translation MDILSTFAVLTAIIIIGYFSELLFKKTRIPDVLILILVGVFLRYGVGWANPDSLGEGTQLFTTFTLIFLLFQGSLAIDFKTLFKSVKGASVLTIFSFFLTVAIVMLLSMLLFQMNFITALLLGMILGGTSSAVVIPMVKSLPLGKDIKSLLTLESAISDVLCIIGSLTIINIILTGQVSGVGVANNILSSFALALVFGAIVGLIWVHLLDKFDDLKQAYMVTVAVVIGLYALIESPLIAASGAIGALAFGLVLGNSRAILRLFHSNDKKKSEEESLTISAVLNKSAQNFFQEISFFVKVFFFVYLGILMDFSSVTIYLLSFLIVVGIYLIRPLAVKLSLGRHNLGNLDRTSLEVLIPKGLAAAVLVQLAIQSGVPGADLMTAPVLAVVFLSILLTSILVILNGKGLFNGVWNLFSKHFEDSRLNSKLKR, from the coding sequence ATGGATATATTAAGTACGTTTGCTGTATTGACTGCAATAATAATAATTGGATATTTTTCAGAGTTATTATTTAAAAAAACCAGAATCCCTGATGTTTTGATACTTATTTTAGTAGGCGTTTTTTTAAGATATGGTGTTGGTTGGGCTAATCCTGATTCTTTAGGAGAGGGCACTCAACTTTTTACTACATTTACTTTAATATTTTTATTATTTCAAGGTTCTTTAGCTATTGATTTTAAGACTTTGTTTAAATCAGTTAAGGGAGCATCTGTTCTTACCATTTTTAGTTTTTTTTTAACGGTTGCAATAGTTATGTTGTTAAGCATGTTGCTTTTTCAAATGAATTTTATTACTGCATTACTTTTGGGAATGATTCTTGGAGGTACTTCAAGCGCGGTCGTAATACCTATGGTGAAAAGTTTGCCTTTAGGTAAAGACATTAAAAGTTTGTTAACTTTAGAATCTGCAATAAGTGATGTTCTTTGCATAATAGGTTCTCTTACAATAATAAATATTATTTTAACTGGTCAAGTTTCAGGCGTGGGGGTTGCAAATAATATTTTAAGTTCGTTTGCTCTTGCACTAGTATTTGGCGCAATTGTTGGTTTGATCTGGGTTCATTTATTAGATAAATTTGATGATTTAAAGCAAGCATATATGGTGACTGTTGCAGTAGTTATTGGACTATATGCCTTAATAGAGAGTCCTTTGATAGCTGCTAGCGGAGCTATAGGCGCTCTGGCTTTTGGGCTTGTGCTTGGTAATAGTAGAGCCATACTAAGATTATTTCATTCTAATGACAAGAAAAAATCTGAGGAGGAATCTTTAACTATTTCTGCTGTGTTGAATAAAAGCGCTCAGAATTTTTTTCAAGAGATTAGTTTTTTTGTTAAAGTGTTCTTTTTTGTGTATTTAGGTATTTTAATGGATTTTTCAAGCGTAACTATCTATTTGTTGTCTTTTTTAATTGTTGTTGGGATATATTTGATTAGGCCTTTGGCAGTAAAACTTTCTTTAGGAAGGCATAACTTAGGAAATTTGGATAGGACTAGCTTAGAAGTGTTAATTCCTAAGGGTTTAGCAGCTGCAGTTTTAGTTCAGTTAGCTATTCAAAGCGGGGTGCCTGGAGCAGATTTGATGACTGCTCCTGTTTTGGCAGTGGTTTTTTTAAGTATTTTGCTAACTTCTATTCTTGTTATTTTAAATGGAAAAGGCTTGTTTAATGGTGTTTGGAATTTGTTTTCTAAACATTTCGAGGATTCTAGATTGAATTCTAAGCTTAAAAGATAG